A region of Candidatus Glassbacteria bacterium DNA encodes the following proteins:
- a CDS encoding motility protein A: protein MDLTTLIGLIAGLAVIVLGIQQGGTVLSFIDPASIFIVIGGTTSAVIVSYPINELVGVVNVVKKTIFADTQPVTETIATLVSFAERARREGILALERHMEEIEDEFLSKGIQLAVDGTEPELMRSILTTELDYVEKRHASGGGIMATCGSLAPAFGMIGTLIGLVLMLQTMDDPSTIGPKMAVALITTFYGALLANLLFVPMTTKLKRRSAEEILVKEMMIEGILSIQSGDNPRIVEQKLTSFISPKLRRAIVE, encoded by the coding sequence ATGGATCTAACGACCCTGATCGGATTGATTGCCGGATTAGCCGTTATCGTGCTCGGTATCCAGCAGGGCGGCACCGTCTTATCTTTTATTGATCCCGCCTCGATCTTTATCGTTATCGGCGGTACTACCAGCGCTGTAATTGTCAGTTATCCGATCAATGAGCTGGTGGGTGTGGTCAATGTCGTCAAGAAGACTATATTCGCCGATACTCAGCCGGTAACCGAAACTATCGCCACGCTGGTGTCTTTTGCCGAGCGGGCCAGGCGCGAGGGTATCCTGGCCCTGGAAAGACACATGGAGGAAATCGAGGACGAGTTCCTCTCCAAGGGTATCCAGCTTGCCGTGGACGGTACCGAGCCGGAGTTGATGCGCAGTATCCTGACTACGGAACTGGATTACGTGGAAAAACGCCACGCCAGCGGCGGAGGTATTATGGCCACCTGCGGCTCCCTGGCCCCGGCGTTCGGCATGATCGGTACGCTGATCGGTCTGGTGCTGATGCTGCAGACGATGGACGACCCCTCGACTATCGGTCCCAAGATGGCTGTGGCGCTGATCACGACGTTCTACGGGGCGCTGCTGGCCAATCTCCTCTTCGTCCCGATGACCACCAAGCTCAAGCGCCGCAGCGCGGAGGAAATCCTGGTCAAGGAAATGATGATCGAGGGGATACTGTCGATCCAGTCGGGTGATAACCCGCGGATCGTGGAACAGAAACTGACTTCGTTTATCTCGCCCAAGCTTCGGCGGGCGATCGTGGAATAA
- a CDS encoding flagellar FlbD family protein yields MITLTKLNGQEMVINAELIESVEKTPDTIVGLVTGKRFMVRETVEDVVALVMEYRRQLPPFWRKVAQNLKGQ; encoded by the coding sequence TTGATTACTCTTACGAAGCTTAATGGTCAGGAAATGGTGATCAACGCCGAGTTGATCGAATCGGTGGAGAAAACCCCCGACACAATTGTAGGCCTGGTGACCGGTAAGCGGTTCATGGTCCGTGAGACCGTGGAAGATGTGGTCGCGTTGGTGATGGAGTATCGCAGGCAACTGCCCCCGTTCTGGAGGAAAGTGGCCCAGAACCTGAAAGGTCAGTAA
- a CDS encoding flagellar hook-basal body complex protein, with protein MGLQSTLSTGVSGLQANAIRLSVIGNNIANINTVGFKTGRVSFNEFLVQSISDARRPIEGSVGGVNPVAFGLGVGIASIDNIFTQGTLESTGVTTDMAIQGEGFFVVRDGQRSLYTRAGAFQFDGQGNLVQNGTGYVVQGRLANTGGVIPSGSPIKDLVIPLGLTTPAKFTTRIVFKDNLDADSGVLAKTLTIGVPFSIRATGEPATGVTDINALAQTINQLDESDRIRISGTNPDGTVVSSIFRYGQGTELLADGSSVARDGTTLASLVNVINNSFKGTTASIGSNGNIILVDESAGASQTSISLSFDEDAHVASVLGNTVQDKFLPEQSAQVDGATLNAFDPDTGVGQFQFTSDVQGAQFTRQLVIAVGGVDNGRDNVITIAADANGDGIYENITELANAINAGINNDLEIAGTVQAIVTSDNKVRFRTSSPSDFLRLRTVPNGDQTTIVDLGFSTSVEGLGVGEGGLNLSTLKSTSQFLLKLNEDPSQLVSITPRVYADIEDLVAGLNAAINSNSSLSGDVQAFVDFSQGAAAVGFSSTKPAAELQILRGSQPLPAGGVDIFDAIGLDDQNELALDGIPGNEENFNNISTNGNATSSVALSAFTLTQDGRDAGSHIASISVFDSFGETHNMIVSYTKSTQELPAEVQKLISTADPLMIASQDPSAGPNEIQPVDTSLVETQITDLWSIDNTDPENPIRGDFQPRLGDTIRITGSSPAGLPLSRTVIIEGGSDPTTVQDLLDEINILFRSSLQGGDGTGVTAAINSNGQIVMTDDNSGASLSSINITFATNPDNPPITLPQFPFDLADDFRVLQTGSNAITTDVPGQWGWTIRLTGNETSLTGNDGTLTFNPDGSLQGFSVRDRSSTFGFDPNNGADRMEVELDLGTIGGFDGLTQFRGPSTAIISSQDGFAAGKLSSLEVDDTGLFTGVFSNGVTKTLGKLVLASFNNSGGLIKNGNNNYLESANSGVALIGEAGTNIQGSISSGFLESSNVDLAAEFANIITTQRGFQANARIITSTDTLLQEVVNLAR; from the coding sequence ATGGGCCTGCAAAGTACACTTTCAACCGGAGTTTCGGGACTTCAGGCCAACGCCATCCGGTTGAGCGTAATCGGCAATAACATTGCCAACATCAACACGGTCGGTTTCAAAACGGGCCGCGTGAGTTTCAACGAGTTTCTCGTGCAGAGTATCTCCGACGCCCGCCGTCCGATTGAAGGCTCGGTGGGTGGCGTCAACCCGGTCGCTTTCGGCCTCGGCGTCGGTATCGCCAGCATCGATAATATCTTTACCCAGGGCACCCTCGAATCAACCGGTGTCACCACCGACATGGCGATCCAGGGCGAGGGCTTTTTCGTGGTCCGTGACGGGCAGCGCAGTCTCTATACGCGCGCCGGCGCGTTCCAGTTCGACGGTCAGGGCAACCTGGTGCAGAACGGAACGGGTTATGTGGTCCAGGGACGGCTGGCCAACACAGGCGGCGTTATCCCTTCGGGTTCTCCGATCAAAGATCTCGTGATTCCACTCGGTCTGACCACTCCGGCCAAGTTCACCACGAGAATCGTGTTCAAGGACAACCTGGATGCTGACAGCGGGGTGCTGGCTAAGACTCTGACTATCGGGGTTCCGTTCTCTATCCGCGCCACCGGCGAGCCCGCCACCGGCGTGACGGACATTAACGCCCTCGCGCAGACGATCAACCAGCTCGACGAGAGCGACCGGATCAGGATCAGCGGCACCAATCCCGACGGTACGGTTGTGAGCTCCATTTTCCGCTACGGCCAGGGGACCGAACTGCTGGCCGACGGCAGCAGCGTGGCGCGTGACGGTACAACGCTGGCCTCGCTGGTCAACGTAATCAACAACTCGTTCAAGGGCACCACCGCCTCTATCGGCTCCAACGGCAATATCATCCTTGTCGATGAGTCCGCGGGCGCCAGCCAGACCTCGATAAGTCTCTCGTTCGACGAGGACGCGCACGTGGCCAGCGTACTGGGCAACACGGTCCAGGACAAGTTCCTGCCGGAGCAGTCGGCCCAGGTTGATGGAGCCACGCTGAACGCGTTCGACCCCGACACCGGTGTCGGCCAGTTCCAGTTTACCAGTGACGTCCAGGGAGCCCAGTTCACCCGTCAGCTCGTGATCGCTGTCGGCGGTGTTGACAACGGCCGCGACAATGTTATCACGATCGCCGCCGATGCCAACGGCGACGGTATCTACGAGAACATCACCGAACTGGCCAACGCGATCAACGCCGGTATCAACAACGATCTGGAAATCGCCGGTACGGTTCAGGCAATCGTAACCTCCGATAACAAGGTCCGTTTCCGCACCAGCAGCCCTTCCGACTTTCTCAGGCTGCGCACGGTGCCCAACGGCGACCAGACCACCATTGTCGATCTGGGGTTCAGCACAAGCGTCGAGGGATTGGGTGTCGGAGAAGGCGGCTTGAACCTCAGCACGCTGAAGTCCACCAGCCAGTTTCTGCTGAAGCTCAACGAAGACCCGTCCCAGCTTGTCAGTATCACGCCGCGGGTCTATGCCGACATTGAGGACCTGGTGGCCGGACTGAACGCCGCGATCAACAGCAACTCATCGCTCAGCGGCGACGTCCAGGCGTTTGTCGATTTCAGCCAGGGTGCGGCGGCTGTCGGATTCAGCTCCACCAAGCCCGCGGCTGAGTTGCAGATCCTGCGGGGCAGCCAGCCTCTTCCTGCCGGCGGAGTTGACATCTTTGACGCCATCGGACTCGACGACCAGAACGAGCTGGCGCTTGACGGTATTCCGGGGAACGAGGAGAATTTCAACAATATCAGCACCAACGGCAACGCTACCAGCTCGGTGGCGCTCTCCGCGTTCACGCTGACCCAGGATGGCCGTGATGCCGGCAGCCACATCGCATCGATTTCCGTGTTCGATTCTTTCGGTGAAACCCACAACATGATCGTTTCCTACACCAAGTCCACCCAGGAGTTGCCGGCCGAGGTACAGAAGCTGATCAGCACGGCCGATCCGCTGATGATTGCCAGCCAGGACCCCAGCGCGGGACCTAATGAAATTCAGCCGGTGGACACTTCCCTGGTGGAAACGCAGATCACCGATCTGTGGAGTATCGACAACACCGATCCCGAAAACCCGATCAGGGGCGATTTCCAGCCGCGCCTCGGAGACACGATCCGGATTACGGGCTCCTCGCCTGCCGGATTGCCCCTGAGCAGAACGGTCATTATCGAGGGCGGCTCTGATCCGACAACCGTCCAGGATCTGCTCGACGAGATCAACATCCTGTTCCGTTCCAGCCTTCAGGGCGGTGACGGTACGGGCGTGACAGCCGCGATCAACAGCAACGGCCAGATCGTCATGACCGACGACAACAGCGGTGCGTCACTCTCTTCGATCAATATCACTTTCGCAACCAACCCGGATAACCCGCCGATCACCCTGCCGCAGTTCCCGTTCGACCTGGCCGACGATTTCCGCGTCCTGCAGACCGGCAGCAACGCGATCACGACCGACGTACCCGGGCAGTGGGGCTGGACGATCCGCCTCACCGGCAACGAGACCTCGCTGACCGGTAACGATGGTACGCTGACGTTCAACCCGGACGGCAGCCTGCAGGGTTTCAGCGTGCGTGACCGCAGTTCCACCTTCGGATTCGATCCCAACAACGGTGCCGACCGCATGGAAGTCGAGCTGGACTTGGGTACGATCGGTGGTTTCGACGGTCTGACGCAGTTCCGCGGTCCATCCACGGCGATTATCTCCAGCCAGGACGGATTCGCGGCCGGTAAGCTGAGCAGCCTGGAAGTCGACGATACGGGGCTGTTTACCGGCGTGTTCAGCAACGGTGTCACCAAGACCCTGGGCAAGCTGGTTCTGGCCAGCTTCAACAACTCCGGCGGTCTGATCAAGAACGGCAACAATAACTATCTCGAATCAGCCAACTCTGGCGTGGCGTTGATCGGTGAAGCCGGAACCAACATCCAGGGCAGCATCTCCAGCGGATTCCTGGAAAGCTCCAATGTTGACCTGGCCGCCGAATTCGCCAACATCATCACCACTCAGCGCGGATTCCAGGCCAACGCCAGAATTATCACTTCCACCGATACTCTGCTCCAGGAGGTTGTCAACCTGGCCAGGTAA
- a CDS encoding flagellar hook capping protein, which produces MQVDTSNNSSPAWASQQTGAGEIENRSMMLQDDFLKLLVAQLQNQDPLNPASNQEFAAQLAQFSSLEQLTQMNQNLKANLSSDAVLAQSLNNSTATGFIGHEVHATGNMLSMKQGDPASLRFFQDSASTETVIDIYNDQGSLVRTIELGSIQAGGTVTEWDGKDFDGNQLSSGTYFFDVSAVDFDGNRVATTTFMFGRVTGVRYVDNQATLLIGEQEVPLRNVMEIVEPGSASAVPDGDG; this is translated from the coding sequence ATGCAGGTAGATACCTCGAACAATTCAAGCCCCGCATGGGCCAGTCAGCAGACCGGAGCGGGTGAAATCGAAAACCGGTCAATGATGCTCCAAGATGATTTCCTGAAACTGCTGGTGGCCCAGCTGCAGAACCAGGATCCGCTGAACCCGGCCAGTAACCAGGAGTTCGCGGCCCAGCTCGCCCAGTTCTCCAGTCTCGAACAATTGACCCAGATGAACCAGAACCTGAAAGCCAATCTCAGTTCCGACGCCGTTCTGGCCCAGTCGCTTAACAACAGTACGGCCACCGGTTTTATCGGCCACGAGGTCCACGCCACCGGCAACATGCTGAGCATGAAGCAGGGCGATCCGGCCTCGCTGCGCTTTTTTCAGGACAGCGCCTCGACCGAAACCGTGATCGACATTTACAACGATCAGGGATCGCTCGTGCGCACGATCGAACTGGGCAGTATTCAGGCCGGCGGCACCGTGACCGAGTGGGACGGCAAGGATTTCGATGGCAACCAGCTTTCGAGCGGTACGTATTTCTTCGACGTCAGCGCGGTCGATTTCGATGGCAACCGGGTTGCCACGACTACTTTCATGTTCGGCAGGGTGACGGGAGTTCGGTATGTCGATAACCAGGCCACGCTGCTGATCGGCGAGCAGGAGGTTCCGCTGCGGAACGTGATGGAAATTGTCGAGCCGGGCAGCGCATCGGCTGTTCCCGATGGAGATGGCTAA